In Taeniopygia guttata chromosome 34, bTaeGut7.mat, whole genome shotgun sequence, the DNA window agGTGTTTGTATTTAATTTAGTGAAATTCgtatttatttcagtgaaatttgtatttattttggggtgtttgtatttattttagtgagatttgtatttatttcagcAAGAATTTGTTTATTGTAGGAaggtttgtatttattttaggaaggttttatttattttagagagatttgtatttaatttaggaatgtttttatttgtttttatttattttggggtgtatttattaaaaggggGATTTGTATGAATTGGGTCTGTTTGGATTTATTTAAGGGAAATTTGGATttatttaagttaaaaaaatggggtcaaaccccccaaaatggggtcaaaacccccaaaatggggtcAGACCCCCCCAAATGAGCTTAGAACCCCCAAAATGGGctcagaacccccaaaatgggctcagaaaccccaaaatggggttggacccccaaaaatgggatcagaacccccaaaaatgggctcAGAACCCCCAAATTGGGctcagaaccccaaaaatgggctcAGAATGCCCAAACTGGGCTCAGAACCTCCCAAAAAAGGGtcagaacccccaaaatgtctcaGTTGCCCCCCAAAATGGGCtcagacccccaaaattccctcagttgccccctccccaccccaaaaattcccaaacagACCCCCGGGCCCGCGGCGGCTCCACggaatttattttttggggggtccccgcTCAAAGCCTGGAACAGAGAGGGGGGGTTGGGGTcagggggggtcagggggggtcccaaattttgggggtcccccccGGCGCCCCCAGACTCACGTGACGGCCCTGAAGCTGCGCTTCTCCACGTACTTCACCCGGTACCGGCGCCGGAACCTGCGGGACAACGGCTCAGGGCTGGGGTCCCCCGAATTTCGGGGGTTCccacaggattttggggtttttcacatgaatttttgggtttttcccgtgaattttgggggtttccccccgaattttggggtttccccctgaattttggggttttccctctgaattttggggtttccccccTGAATTTTGGGGGCATCcctgtgaattttggggtatttccctgaattttgggtgttttccccaaattttggggttttacctgtgaattttggggtttccctgtaaattttggggtttctcccGAATTTTAGGGGTATCCCTGTGAATTTCGGGGTATTtccctgaattttggggtttttccccaaattttggggttttaccCGTGAATTTCGGGGTTTTCCTGTaaattttggggcatttcccTGAGTTTTGGTGTTTCCCTGtgaattttcagtgtttccccccaaattttgggttttcccccccagattttgggttttcccccccagattttgggttttcccccccagattttgggttttccccccaaattttgggttttcccCCCCAGATTTTGGGTTTTCCCCCCCAGATTTTGGGTTTTCCCCCCAGATTTTGGGTTTTCCCCCCCAGATTTTGGGTTTTCCCCCCCAGATTTTGgagttttccccccaaattttgggttttcccccccagattttggggttttcccccccaattttgggtttttcccatCCCACTCACTTGGCCCTCTCGCGGGGCTCGATCATGTTCCTCCTCTGGAGGCTCTTGAAGCGGTCCCGGAGGACGCTGCCCTCGGGCTGCAAATTTGGgacattcccaaaaaaaccaaaaatcctttTTAGGCATTTCCCACTTTTTAGGACCTCGGGAACCTCCCCCaacacccccccaaaaaaaaaaaccaaaaaaaaaccaattttggggtctcagcGGCCTCAGCCTCTCCCAGGGTCTCGTCCACACGACAAAAccccgggaccccaaatccttcacattcccaaatttgggaattctcacaGCGCAAGGATGGGTCTCATCACGGGCAGCTGcgaccccaaaaatcccctaaaaatccccccaaagtcctccaaaaagcccccaaaaaatccccctaaaaatccccaaaaagcccaaaaaaatatccccccaaaaagcccaaaaaaatccccccaaaaaacccaaaaatccctctaaaaatccccaaaaagccaaaaaaatccccctaaaaagcccaaaaaaatgcaaaaaaaaatcctcccaaaatccccccaaaaaacccaaaactcctcctaaaaatccccaaaaaagctcaaaaatctccccaaaaaggCCAAAATACCcacaaaattctcccaaaaatccccacaaaaaaaccccaaaaatccccctaaaaatccGTGGATTTCTCCCAGCACCCACCCGGAGGCGCCGCAGGGACTCCGGGAGTTCCTCACTCAGCTGCACCTCGGGCCCGGCGTCCTCGTACCTGCAGAGCCCCAAAATCGGCAACTTTGGCCTCAAAAAGGGGGGGGgatcatcccaaatcccaccccaaaatccccaccccaaaaaccccaccccaatccccatttctccctccccaaatcccattttccccaccccaaaccccacttttccctccccaaaatctccatttACCCTCCCCACacaccaaaatccccatttcccccccctcaaatcccattttttccaaccccaaatctcatttttcccattgccacaccccaaaatccccattttgccaccccaaacccccaaacccccattttgccaccccaaacccccattttgccaccccaaatccccattttcccaccccaaaaccccattttgccaccccaaacccccattttgccacccccaaaaccccattttgccaccccaaacccccattttcccaccccaaatccccattttttccctccccacaccacgaaatccccattttttttcccccctcaaaccccaaaatccctgtttttttcccccctcaaaccccaaatccccattttctccccctcaacccccaaaatccccattttgccaccccaaacccccattttgccaccccaaatccccatttttcccccctcaacccccaaaatccccgtttttccccccaaaatccccgtttttccccacCGGAGCCGTCCCAGGCGCTTCGGGGCCGTTTCCCGCAGCCGCCGTTGCCGATCCCgcagcagccgccgccgccgcagctcCGCGTCCCTGAGGCGCAGCGCCCGGCGCAGCGAGCGCAGCCGGAACAGCCCCTGCCGCCGCTGCAGCGCCAGGCGGGCGCGGGCACGGGCACCGGCCTGGTATGGATCCCATAGATCCGTTATTGATCCGTCATTGATCCATTATTGATCCATAAACCCAGCCCtgaccccacagctccagccccgaTCCCCTCCCTGAGGCGCAGCCGGAACAGCCCCTGCCGCCGCTGCAGCGCCAGGCGGGCGCGGGCACGGGCACCGGCCTGGCAGGGACCCCACAGATCCGTTATTGATCCGTTATTGATCCCATAGATCCGTTATTGATCCATTATTGATCCATCATTGACCCCATAAACCCAtccctgaccccacagccccagccccgagcccgtCCCTGAGGCGCAGCCGGAACAGCCCCTGCCGCCGCTGCAGCGCCAGgcgggcacgggcacgggcaccGGCCTGGCAGGGACCCCATAAATCCTTTATTGATCCATCATTGATCCAGCATTGATCCCATAGATCCATCAGAGATCCCATAGATCCGTTATTGATCCAGCCCTGATCCCATAAATCCAGCCCTGATCCCATAAATCCATCACTGATCCATCACTGATCCCATAAATCCATCATTGATCCATCATTGATCCATCACTGATCCCATAAATCCATCAGAGATGCCATAAATCCATCATTGATCCCACAAACCCCGCCCTGATCCCATAAATCCATCATTGATCTCATAAATCCAGCCCTGATCCCATAAACCCCTCAGGAATCCCATCAATCCATCAGGGATCCCACAAACCCAGCCCTGATCCCATAAATCCATCAGAGATCCCATAAATGCATCATTGATCTCATAAACCCAGCCCTGATCCCATAAACCCCTCAGGGATCCCATAAATCCGTCAGGCATCCCATCAATCCATCAGGGATCCCACAAACCCAGCCCTGATCCCATAAATAATCCATCAGGGATCCATCTTGTCCCCACtgatcccatggatcccaccccatggcTCATCCTTTCCTCATCCCGCTCCCCTCAGTCCCAACCCCGACCccaatcctgaccccaaatcccttcaaTCCTGACCCAAATACTGACCCTAATCCCAACCCTGACCCCATTCCTGaccctgatcccaatcccaaccccaaccctGACCCCAATCCCTTCAATCCTGACCCAAATACTGACCCTGATCCCAACCCTGACCCCAATCCTGACCCCGATCCCAATCCTGACCCCGATCCCTTCAATCCTGacccaaatcccaaccccaatccCGACCCCGTTCCCGCTCTTTcaccttctccctctgctccttctccctgcGCCGCTGTTTCTCCGTTTTCCGGCCGGGCTGTTCCCGCTTTCGGGGCGGGTTCTGCTCCTCGTCCCGCTCTTCATCCcgctcctcatcctcctcctcctcctccagcagcccctgcagctgctcccgcaGCACGGCCTCCTGCGGGACCCAAACCCCGGGctcagaccccaaatcctggagccagaccccaaatcctggagcCAGACCCCGAATCCTGCAGCCAGACCCCAAATTCTGGAgccagaccccaaatcctggagccagaccccaaatcccgggctcagaccccaaatcctggagccagaccccaaatcctggagccagaccccaaatcccgggctcagaccccaaatcctggagcCAGACCCCAAATTCTGGAGCCAGACCCCAAATTCTGGAGctcagaccccaaatcctggagctcagaccccaaatcctggagcCAGACCCCGAATCCTGGAgccagaccccaaatcctggagccagaccccaaatcccgggctcagaccccaaattccaggctcagaccccaaatcccggggCTCAGATCTCAAACCCTGGAgccagaccccaaatcctggagccagaccccaaatcccagggtcagaccccaaatcctggagctcagaccccaaatcccaggctcagaccccaaatcctggagccagaccccaaatcctggagccagaccccaaatcccagggcTCAGACCCCAAATTCTGGAGCCAGACCCCAAATTCTGGagccagaccccaaatcccaggctCAGACCCCAAATTCCAGGCTCAGATCTCAAATTTTGGGTCCAGAACCCAAATTCTAGAGCCAGACCCTAAATTCCAGgcccagaccccaaatctcagGCCCACATCCCAAATTTGGGATCCCAGAGCCCAAATCCCAGGcccagaccccaaatttgggatccCAGAGCCCAAATCCCAGGCCCacaccccaaatttggggccCCACCTGCGAGGGCGGCTCCTCGGTGACCTTCAGCCTCCtctccaccttctcctcctccctcctcctcctcgtctcCACCTCCAGCGcccgcagcagcagctcctgcaaagGGGCACcgtcaccccaaaaaacaccaaaaacaccccaaaactaCCCCAAAAACTGCACCAAAACTACACCAAAACTATCCCAAAAATTActcaaaatcaccccaaaacaaacaccaaaactACCATAAAATcaccaaaaaccaccccaaaactcccccaaaaacgacaccaaaaccaccccaaaatcacccaaaaaccaccccaaaaaaccttcccaagtcccccaaaatccctcaaaacccccaaaaccccctcatgactccccaaaatccctccatagccccccaaaaccccttctcacccccccaaaacccctcatgtccccccaaaaacccccaaactcccttctcacccccccaaaaccccctcataccccctaaaaatcccccatAAACCCCTCAtgccccccccaaaacccttccagaccccccaaaacccgctggagccccccaaaaacccctcataGCCGCCCAAAACCCCTCCTGACCCtcccctggagccccccaaaatcctctcctgaccccccaaaaaaccctcccaacccccaaaaaccaccccaaaacccccctggagccccccaaaaacccccaaacctggTGGTCCTGGAAGGGGGGGTTGTAGGAGCCCCCCTGGCCGATGACCTCCACGGGGGGGAGGGGCGAGGGCTTGGCCTGGAGCCGGGGGGGGCGCTGGGAACagggggggacaccccaaaatcagagcCCGGCCTGGGGGGGGCTCCCGGGGGGGggcagaggggatttgggggggtctcaggggtgtttgggggggctcagaggggatttggggggtctcaggggtgtttgggggggctcagaggggatttggggtgagtcccaggggatttggggggggtctcaggggtgtttgggggggctcagaggggatttggggggtctcaggggtgtttggggtgagtcccaggggatttggggggtctcaggggtgtttgggggagtcccaggggatttggggggtctcaggggtgtttgggggggctcagaggggatttggggggtctcaggggtgtttgggggggctcagaggggatttggggggtctcaggggtgtttgggggggctcagaggggatttggggtgagtcccaggggatttggggggggtctcaggggtgtttgggggggctcagaggggatttggggggtctcaggggtgtttggggtgagtcccaggggatttggggggtctcaggggtgtttgggggagtcccaggggatttggggggtctcaggggtgtttgggggggcTCAGAGGGGATTTGCagggtcccaggggtgtttgggggggctcagaggggatttggggggtcccaggggtgtttggggtgagtcccaggggatttggggggcattcctgggggatttggggggtcccagagttgttttgggggtcccaggggggtctgggggggatcagaggggattttagggggtcccaagaggattttgggggttccaggggCATTTCTGGGGGAGTCCCAGGGGGATCTCTTGGGTCCCTGGGCTGTTCCTGGGGGTCtcacagggattttggggggtcccagaaGTGTTTTTGGGAtatattttggggtcccaggaccgtttttggggtgtttttggtcTCACCTGCACCCTGAGCCTCTTGGTCTGCTGCAGGTACCAGGGGTCCTGCCCGGCCAGGGGCGCGTccagggggtctgggggggcacggggagatcagggaggggtccccaaaatccccccagccccaattcACCCCCCCCAAcctcaaatcaccccaaaaaaatcacccccaggacccccaactCCCCCAAATTTGAACAAAACCGCCAAAAATTATCCccggaaccccaaaaatccacccaagttttaaaaattctccTCAAAAATTGtccccccaaccccaaatccccccaaatttaaACAAGCCCCCCTAAAATCCcacccaaactcccccaaatttccccaagcccccccaaaatcccacccaaaccccaccaaatttccccaagccccccaaaatcccacccaaaccccaccaaatccccccaattttaacaagcccccccaaatcccaccgaAATTTTACCAAACCCCTCAAAATCacacccaaacccccccaaattgtaacaaacccccccaaattttaaCAAgccccccccaaactcccccagaTTCTAACAAGCCCCcacaaaatcccaccaaaattGCAACAAGCCCCCCAAAAACgcccccaaattttcccaatcccccccaaaatcccccccaaacgCCCCCCACTCACTGTGCTCCCCCCAGATGTCGTAGAAGGGGCGCTGGGGGTCGGAGCGGCCGAGCtcggggggtttttggggggccccagagcccccccgGGCCAGCCGGGCCCGCAGGcgccgctcctgccgcgggaACTCCCCGATTTCggcttttttctcccaaaactgcCGCCGGCGCCGCTCCTTCCGCCCGTGCGGGGTCTGGTAGGCACAGATGCtgcgggaccccaaaaatcaggccaaaaccacccaaaaatgAGCCCAAAATAGCGCAAAAACGAGccccaaatacccccaaaatcagcccaaaatccctccaaaaatgagaccaaaatccacccaaaatgagcccaaaatccccccaaaaatgagcccaaatccacccaaaaatgaACCcgaaatccacccaaaaattaGCACCAAACTGCCAAAAATgagccccaaatccaccccaaaatgaacccaaaatcactccaaaaatgagcctcaaatccccccaaaaatgaacccaaaatcactccaaaaatgagcctcaaatcccccccaaaaaagaatcccaaatccacccaaaatgaGCCCAAAATAGCTCAAAAATTAgtcccaaatccctcaaaaacGAACCCCAAAGTGattcccaaatcctcccaaaaatgAACCCACATCCACCCAAAAATGAGccccaaattcctcaaaaatgagccccaaatctccccaaaaatggaccccaaaaatgggaaccTAAAACTTGGGGAAGGTCCGtgtgggaggatttgggggggttccagagggattttgggatccctggggaattttgggaattcccaaagaGATTTAGGAGAATCCTGAGAGGATTTTAGGGGATCccaggggaattttgggggtcccagggggacTTTGAGGTCCTGGGGGGCATTTGGAGgttcctgggggggattttgagggtccctgaggggattcTGAGGAtcccagagggattttgggggtccctgggtggattttggggatcccaggtggattttgagGTACcggttgggattttgggggatcctggagggatttgggggtccctgaggggaatttggggatggatgccccccaaaaatcccaatttttgaGGGGCACTCACTTTTTGGGGGGCGGCACCTTGGAGAGCGGCTGCAGCACCAGGTCCACGTGCAGAGGCTTCCGGGGGGGCTTCTGGGGGggcttcttcttcttcaggGGCTGGCCTGGGGGgtcaggggcaccccaaaaccctcaggaggggatccccccaaaatgtgccacaaatcccccccaaaatcagccagaaaacctccaaaatgaGCCCAAATCCTTATAAAAATAACCTCAAATTTGGCAAAAATGAcccctaaaatcaccccaaaaatgacccaaaatcctcccaataatgatcccaaaatccccccaaaaaattcccaaaaatgaccctaaatccctccaaaaacaatccccaaacccaccaaaaattggacaaaattcccccaaaaaagaCAAGCCCCACcaaaaattaaccaaaaatGATCTCCAAAAATGAtctccaaaccccccaaaaatgagcccaaatcctcccaaaaattaccccaaaaattatccccaaatccccccaaaatgatccccaaatcctcctaaaaatgaccccaaatccttccaaaaATGATGCCAAATCCTCCCAGAAattatcccaaatccccccaaaaatgatccccaaatcccccccaaaaccctgaaGGGGtcaggggcaccccaaacccctcgggagggggattttgggcagaaATCCTCACTTTTGGGGGCGCTGCCGGTGTCCAGGAAGAAAAGGTCCTCGTTGGGCTGCTCCGAGATCAGGCCCCTGCAAGGGACCCCGAAAAATCAGAGATTCACCCCAAAGCTGGGGAGTCACCCCCAAAATTAGGGAGTCAACCCCAAAATTGAAGATCATCCTAAAATTTGAGATCATCCTAAAATGAGAGATTCACTCAAAAAACACAGATCACTCTAAAATTAAAGATCCCTCCCCAAACCCtctctgggacccccccaaaacgcctcaggaaccccaaaatcccactgagacccccccaaaacccctcagaaccccctaaatctcctcaggaccccccagaaTCCCACTcagacccccaaaaatcccactgaaccccccccccaaacccctcaggaccccccgAAATCCTACTCAGgccctcccaaaatccctcaagGCCCCAAAATCTCACAGAGacctcccaaaaaacccctcagacgcccaaaatcccactgagaccccccaaaatccctcaggaCCTCCTCAAAGTCCCTCAGGACCCACCAAAACCCCACTGAgaccctccccaaaacccctgaggacccccccaaacccctcaggacgCCCCGCTCACCCGGCCGCCcgctcctgcagccccacatCCTCCAGGAAATCGCCGATTTCGCGGCCCAGCCGCGCCTCGGGGCCGCCCCAGcgcttccagcccttcttgcgGTTGCGGGGCCCGCGGTTGCGGCgccgggaggcggcggcggggccggcggggccggcggggtTGAAGGCGAGGAACTCCTCGGCCGCCGCCATTTCGCGAGGGAGCTCGGGAGGGAACCGGAAACGCCCTGAGGCAGCTTCCGGCCGCCGCGGCGGGAAAAAAGGCGGGAAGAGCTGGGGGCCGCCATCTTGAGGGAGTGACACGATGGTGCCGCCATTTTGGGAAGGTCGGGGAGTGGAGATGGGCGCAAAAAGCGGGTTTGAAACGCGTTAAAAACGCGCCCAGTCCTCCTGAACCTCCCAAACTTGCCAAGAGTCTTCCCGGGTGTGCCACAAGCCCCGCAAAACCATCCCCGAGCGCCGCGGGGAGGAAGGGCCGTGAACAGCATGGTCGCCATCTCTAGGAAGGGCGGAAATGGTTCCTTCGCCATCTTTGAGATGGGCGGAACAGCTTCGTCGCCATTTTGGAAAGGGTTCGGCATGGTCCTGACGCCATCTTGGTGAGGTCAAGGCCCATCAGCAGCTGAGGGGGCGATGACCCCAAgtcccccaaaatcagccca includes these proteins:
- the NOP53 gene encoding ribosome biogenesis protein NOP53 — translated: MAAAEEFLAFNPAGPAGPAAASRRRNRGPRNRKKGWKRWGGPEARLGREIGDFLEDVGLQERAAGGLISEQPNEDLFFLDTGSAPKSQPLKKKKPPQKPPRKPLHVDLVLQPLSKVPPPKNICAYQTPHGRKERRRRQFWEKKAEIGEFPRQERRLRARLARGGSGAPQKPPELGRSDPQRPFYDIWGEHNPLDAPLAGQDPWYLQQTKRLRVQRPPRLQAKPSPLPPVEVIGQGGSYNPPFQDHQELLLRALEVETRRRREEEKVERRLKVTEEPPSQEAVLREQLQGLLEEEEEDEERDEERDEEQNPPRKREQPGRKTEKQRRREKEQREKAGARARARLALQRRQGLFRLRSLRRALRLRDAELRRRRLLRDRQRRLRETAPKRLGRLRYEDAGPEVQLSEELPESLRRLRPEGSVLRDRFKSLQRRNMIEPRERAKFRRRYRVKYVEKRSFRAVTL